From the Rhea pennata isolate bPtePen1 chromosome 1, bPtePen1.pri, whole genome shotgun sequence genome, the window TCTACTGTCTTACAAGGAGAGAAGTCAGGCCCACTGGCCGGTAGATCTCAGGAGCCCCTCTAGAGTCCCTTTTGCCGATGGTGGCCCCTGGTCCTCCAGCATAGTAACTGTTTCATAACAGTAATGGAGTTTCATACCCTCGCATCATGTCCAGGAGTTCTACAATTTCACATCTGACTTCCTTCTGGACTGTCAGGTGAATGACTCATGATCCTGGGACTTACTCATTTAACTGACATCTATTTGGTGTAATCCTTCCTCCCTATTTACTTCAGATTGATCAAGATCCTCTAATCCATCTGCTATGAGCACTGTGCCAGGTAACAGTCTACCCAACAAGCACCTCCACTGGTAAAATCTGATGTAAAGACTTCAGTGAGCCTCTCTGCCTAGCTGGATTATTGCTtttgataaataaaacaaacatttaactGTTAGTATGAGCACCTTTAGCAAGGTTCtctttccattaatttttagctttcttaACCTCTTGTTTGTTTGACCTGTCgtattttctgtgctctgcattTTGACAAGCTTGTCAATTCTTAACGACTCCAGGCCTGCTTACCatggccaggccaggccagccTTTGACTTAGGAGTCTGATGATGCCTTTGCGAATATGCTTGGTTTGCATACTGTAGATGATGGGGTTCAATACAGGTGGGATGAAAAGGTAGATGTTGGCCATGAGAACATGGCTAATGGGTGCAGCATTCTTCCCATACCGGTGTATAATGGATAGGCCAACCATGGGGACATAGAAAATCAAGACAGCAGAGAAGTGGGATATGCAAGTGTTCAGGGCTTTGGCCTGTTTCTCTCTGGAAGTGATGCCCAGCAGAGTCTTGAAGATCATGATGTAGGACACAGTGATAAGCACTGGGTCTAGGATGACTATCAGCAGCACTAGAATTAAGCCGTACAGGCTATTCAGTGTGGTGTCTGTGCATGCCAGACGTATCATATCCTGATGCAGGCAATAGGAGTGAGAAAGCACATGGGACCTGCAGAACGACATCCGTGTAAGAAGGCAGATTAATGGGAACAGTGTCAGAGTGCATCGGCAGACAATCCCCAGTCCAACCTTTGCAATCTTTGTAGGAGTAAGGATGGAGGAATACCTCAGTGGGTAGTAGATGGCCATATGGCGATCAAAGGCCATGGCCAGAAGCACTGAGGACTCCATGAAGGAGAAGGCATGGATGCAGAACATCTGAGTGAGGCAGACTGGGAAGCTGATCTCCATAGCACCAAACCAGAACACATATGGCACTGTGGGCAGGGTGGACAGGGTCAGACCCAAGTCTGTGGTGGCCAGCATAGAAAGGAAATAGCACATGGGCTCGTGGAGCCCTCTGTATGTTCTTACCACCAGCAGAACAGTGCAGTTTCCCAGCATTGCAATGAGATACATCAGacagaaaggaatgaaaaaacagCGGTGGAGATCAGCCAGCCCGGGAATGCCTACCAGCAGGAAGGCCAGGGCATCACTGCTGTTCCCTGGGGTCATGCTTGCTCCTTTTCATTAATACTCCAAGGTAACACAGGATAAGATTTcacaaggaaatgaaagcaaactaCTGACAGAATGCAATCCAGGGACTCAAAGTGAAGATCttggtttttttctcctccctgaaGATTTACTGGACCAGAAGCTAGAACTTTGGAACTCTGGATTCACGTCTTGTCCCTGTTTCATTTCCTCTTGGTTCCTCCCCTGTAAAGCAGATAGTAGCATTATTTATTGCACCAGGGCTGCATCCCTCCCAAGACACTGCTGCAGTCTCTTCTTTCAGTCACTGTAAGCAAGATCACTGCCCTACCCTGCCACTCAGGCCTTGGACTCTATGTCCATCTGAGCCTTTCTCACCCAGGCACATCAAGCTCACAAATTGTCTACAACCCTCCTCCCTCCAGTCCCCACGTAAAACTGTTCTCCAGTCCCCCTCACACCTCTGCTCTCAGGCCTTGATGCATGCAGcctcccctccctccatccACCTCCATGCAGGACACTGCTGGTGGGACCATTGCTACGCTTACCATCTGAACCACCCCCACCTCCTCCAGGCAGCAGATGACAGCTTCCTGTTTCCTTTCCCAAACTGGATGTCCAGCATGTCTACCCTTGGTCACAGCTCCATTGGCTCACTTGTTGGCTTTTCAGATGCCTTCTTTGGAGCTCCCTTCAAACCACCTCCGCTTCCTTCTACCTGGCTGCTGAGTTTTGTTCATGGTTCGATTGCTGCCAGATGCAGTCCTGCTTGTCCTGCACCTGCTATTCCTCAACATATCCTTATGCCAGAGATGAAGGGCAAGAGGTTgaaattttttcctctgtcctgtGCTCAAAAACAAGGGCTCCCAGGAATTATCAAAATAGAAGCAATTACTGAAATTTATTGTCACCCACTGTGATCACAGAGGGGACATGCGCAGTCTGGCAGGTTTAACTTTCATAGAACATCAGCAAATTTAGAAAGATATCATTTTCCTTTACTTCAGAGATTATTTATGATTGTAATTGTTGTTTCCATTATTACAGTTTTTATCGATAGCTTATCAAGCTAGTAGAAGCGACAGGTGTTTCAGTAGACATGCATCTTAGCTGTCTATGTAGCAACTGTAGTTCTTAGCAGTGATGTTAATACAACTAATAGCTATAGgtaaaattaagcaaaatgtACCCAAATCCAGCTCTCATTTCTTCTACAGAATCATTCACAAAAGGCTTTCAAGCCATAGCCTGTGGATGCCTCCAGGAAAAAGAGGGGTATGTGAAATACAACTAATGAAAGCAAAGCTATTATCAAAaggattacatttttttatacaAGATCTCCATCTTTGGGGggttgcaaattaaaaaaacttgtaaaatgCACCTATAGACTGAAGTGCTCAGAAGGCATTTGCTGGGCCTGTCTGTTGTTCTCTTCAGGGGCTATAGTCACTGATACGGAACAAGTCAAACTTTTCCAGCCCTTCGCACCGCAGAATTTCATGCTCCATCTGCTTATGCAAACAGAGGACATGGCATTGCTTAAAATGGGTGCACACGGCCAAACTCATTAACGTGTCATCAAAAATGGAATTTGTGTATTTCCTACTGCCTCCCATCTCAGACAAAGCTCCAGACATCTGTGCCGCTGGTTCTTACTTAGCCAGCTAAATAATTCGCTTGATAACCTAAATTAGCAGACAGCTTTCCAGAGTGCTCGGGTTACTGAATAGATCCAGGTATCTGAATTTGGGCATACCATCTCGAACTCATGTCTCATCTTCATCATCTCTAAATGTGCTTTGGACACCTCGCAAAAATACAAGTTTATGTTGTTCGCTTCGTGCATCATCGGCTGTTCTGGCGTGAGTGAATATCCGTTAAACTGGGAAAAGACTAGCATTGCTTTTCCAGCTACCACCGTGGCAGAGTGGTGGGTGGGGAGGACTGGCCCTGCCCACGTCTGCTCGCAGTAGCCCACGCTGCTGTGGGGCGATACCATACGCGTGTGCGAACTGCCCCGAGGCTGCGCGTTTTTCCTGCCCCAAACGCCCTCGTTCGTTCAGCTCGAGTGCTCTGCAGCGGAGCCTGCGGAAGGAGCGCTCCCCTTCTGCTCCCCTCGTCCTCTCTGCTCCCCTCGTCCTCTCAGCTTTTCGCTTTTGTCCGCGGTGCAACACGCGAGCGACGTGCCCGCGCGCGGCGGCAAGGCACGTCCGCACGGCGCGGCGCTcgcggggagggagcgggcTCCGCGCGGCCCCGACGGTGCTCGGCTCCCGCGGGGGCCTTCGCCGACCCGCGCCGTCTGGCGGGCTCCCCGCAGCCGCGGGGGTCCATCCacccgccgcgcggccccggctccggaGGGAGCAGAAGACACCGGCCATCCGGGTGGGCAGTGACCTGTACTTTGTGAAAGATCCCCTGGAGAAACGCATCTCAGAGGCTGACCTCAGAGCTTTAAATCCTGCCTGAAATACGTTGTTACAGCACCGGCTGTTGCTCTCTGTAGAGGTGTCCCCTCCCTCCTTCAGTGGGTATCTCACCCTGCATTCCCGCAGGGTCTCTGCGAGGTGGCCGGGGAGCATGTCAGGAGCAGACAGCGCACTAGGTCAGGAAGGGGTAAAAAAAGCCGATGAAAACCTACATGGAAAGATAGATAAACACACAAGGGGTGCACTGGTGATGGCTACCCGGGTGGCTAGATGATGGAGAGCACGAAATAGCTGTAGGAATACACAGTGGCAGGTAAGAAACTGATTGCAAACCAGATTATTCTTTCTCACAAAATCTGAATGGAAAAATGACgctttctaaattaaaacatCAGGATAAATCAGAGCTTACATACAGAAAGGTGGTGCCCCTTCAGACATCCTCACCTCTGCTCAAGTCCTCCAGCAGACAAGGAAGCAGGACAGAACATCACCTCCCATGCCTGGACATTTCACATGCAAAGGAAACTATGTTTTTATAACGCCCATGTGAAACCTCAGCACCAATTAGGGTCACCTGGGACCTTCTGCAGGGGTTGAGGCGATGCAGCTGCACACTGTCGGGAGCAATTGCACCTCCATCTGcaattaatttcaaatgaaaaagaaatctggatGAGATTCAGCTCCAGATCCAGACTCCTAAATTTCACTGTCTCTATGCAGGTGTCCACACATGTGCTGAGTTTCTGATCTCCTGATATAGCTGGTGGGGATCTCATCAACAGTCTGAGGCCCCTAGAGACTGAGCTGTTGCTCCAGCTGAAGGTGCTGGCTCTAGGATGAAACTGCTGCTCTGAGCCAGGCCAGATGGGTCTGAGGTAATACAGGGACATGGCTCTTTGGAAACACTGCTTGGATTTCATCACTGACTGTTGGTTAAAACAAGGTACAGCTTTACACCTACAAAGGTGTACCCGTAGAAAATCTATTTGCCAGAAGTCTCCTGGATCCAAGCAGATGCTTTCCAACATTTAGGAGGGAGGTGGTTTGTGCAGCTCtgagcactgctgcagcagtggcAGGATTACTTTGGAGCCAGCCTGGGCACAGCTCAGGGACTTCTCCCGCATCCATCCCCGAGATGCAACCCAGAGGACCCCCAGGGCCATCGgccacagaaatgcagctgtgGCCACAGGTGCACGCGTGTGTATTCTTCAGAGATACCATGCTGGGGAACCTAAGATTTGCAGAAGACATATACATCTAGTTCTTAATTTTGCCCAGTTGCCTCAAAGAGGCTCTTTCTCCACTTGTTACTGCATCTGGGTGACTAAGCAGGAAATCTTCATTTCTATGAGGTGGAGCATGGGGCCCCATCTTCGTAGCAGCGGTTGCTTAGACTGGGCAAAAAAAGATTGAGGGACACGTGATACAAGGCTGTGAACGAGAACAAAAATAGTTCGGTTTCTGTGTTCATTTTATGTCAGTAGTAAGAGAATTGCTACACTTAAGGCTCAGTTAGTCCTTGGATATGAAAAAGAAGCTGATACTTCAtaatttcagaaagctttatCCCACCATTTTTGGTTTGGGATGGAAAATGAGTATACATCTGGTTCTGCTATTAAGTACTATCTGGCCTGGAAGAGCCCTAacagaggggaggaggagaaggagaagagtaATGAAAAAAGCAGATCAGAGAAGATAAATCATGTTGGACTTTCAAATCCTCCTTTTCCAAAGGTTACTAAGGTGGATCACAAATCTCTTAATATCCAAATGATATTTCTCAAAGCTTTTGCAGCAGCGTTGCCGTTGCTATGACATCAGATTTTGCTGGTGACATAGGAAAAACATTGTGGCCCTGTTCCCAGACAGTCCTTGCAACCTTTTCCTTCAACCCAGCTCTAAAGTCTTGGTCTCTGCACCTGCTGAGGATGGTGGGTTTATGCAGAGGGGAGTGGGTGGGACCTGGGCATGGGTGAGGCACAAACATGGGTGGTCTCACCTGCAGGAGGTGAGGAGGACTGGGTAGAGGCTTTGTGAGCACCAGCTCCTCAAAGCCCTGGTGCAAGAAACCCCTTCAGCAAGCGGGCTGCCTCTCTGCTGGGCAAAGCACATGCAAACCTGCTCAGGCGTGTGCAAGTGAGCTGGGGAGGTGCTAAGGTCTGGCTGTCCTTGCTGATAAGGGTTTTGTGCATACAAATGGACAGGTATCTTGTGAGAGGCGTCCTTTGGAAATGTCATCCGATAAGCACATTTCAACCAAGCAGTTGTTTACACATGTGAAAATGAAACTATTCATGCACAAATCCCCCTAGTTTCACTCTCAGACCTGTTTTCTGTCCGTGTATCTCCGCAGCATACAGGCAGCGTAAATAACAAGCGTGTCAGAAGCggctgctgcagaagcagagcGCGGTTAGCTAGCTGGGTATTTCCACACCGTATCTTGGAGGAAGCAATGCTGTTATTTACATCTCAAAATCAATAAAGCGTCTTTTACTAAATCAAAGCAGATACATTGCAGCTTATCCTCATTTCAAGTCGTGAGTGAAAACACAACAAACATATCACAGAGATGCCTGCGTGTTGCTATGAATATATTCAAATTGCACGAACTGCAAGACCTGCCTTTAGAAATTCTCTGTTATGTTGACATTTCTGACAGGGAAGAATCCCCTACAGAGACATATGATCACGCCTTGCACTATATATAACAC encodes:
- the LOC134147303 gene encoding olfactory receptor 51G2-like codes for the protein MTPGNSSDALAFLLVGIPGLADLHRCFFIPFCLMYLIAMLGNCTVLLVVRTYRGLHEPMCYFLSMLATTDLGLTLSTLPTVPYVFWFGAMEISFPVCLTQMFCIHAFSFMESSVLLAMAFDRHMAIYYPLRYSSILTPTKIAKVGLGIVCRCTLTLFPLICLLTRMSFCRSHVLSHSYCLHQDMIRLACTDTTLNSLYGLILVLLIVILDPVLITVSYIMIFKTLLGITSREKQAKALNTCISHFSAVLIFYVPMVGLSIIHRYGKNAAPISHVLMANIYLFIPPVLNPIIYSMQTKHIRKGIIRLLSQRLAWPGHGKQAWSR